One Anthonomus grandis grandis chromosome 14, icAntGran1.3, whole genome shotgun sequence DNA window includes the following coding sequences:
- the LOC126744377 gene encoding uncharacterized protein LOC126744377 codes for MYGKLLRLNVLFYLGVISVEGIPVEDVQPLGSTTTTIQPNEEKTFWDTVKDGVSYGFKAVRDETHCVFHKAKELVKDHKHVEGDDPCINKPYKQDGETKNGTSTH; via the exons atgTACGGGAAACTGTTGCGACTCAATGTGTTATTTTACTTGGGAGTTATCAGTGTTGAGGGAATTCCTGTGGAGGATGTTCAGCCCTTAGGGAGTACCACCACCACTATACAACCAAACGAGGAGAAAACCTTTTGGGATACTGTCAAAGATGGGGTTTCTTATGGTTTTAAGGCGGTAAGGGATGAGACTCATTGTGTTTTTCATAAG GCAAAGGAACTAGTAAAAGACCACAAACATGTAGAAGGAGACGACCCGTGCATCAACAAACCATATAAGCAAGACGGAGAGACGAAGAACGGTACTTCt ACACATTAA